The Tamandua tetradactyla isolate mTamTet1 chromosome 8, mTamTet1.pri, whole genome shotgun sequence genome includes a window with the following:
- the LOC143643539 gene encoding olfactory receptor 52K2-like: MLAFTWTSLQPAIFLLLGIPGLETSHIWISIPFCLVYLMSLMGNVAFLLIIKTDPKLHEPMYLFLCVLSVTDLMLTSSTLPKILSLFWFNDREIYFEACLTQIYLIHSLSTMESGFILAMAFDRYVAICHPLRHSIILTPAVVLRFGLAIVFRGAVLLSPHPFLLRWLSYCRTNVISHTYCEFMALIKLTCAETKIRRAYNLIVAFLTGGLDFILIICSYVLIFLTVFNLPSKAARLKTLRTCVSHVWVILVFYTPAYFSFLTHRFGRHISPHIHIFVANIYLLIPPMMNPIIYGIKNKRIREGFFKFLTIKRV, translated from the exons ATGCTGGCTTTCACCTGGACCAGTCTTCAACCTGCCATCTTCCTGTTGCTTGGCATTCCAGGGTTGGAGACTTCCCACATCTGGATATCCATCCCTTTCTGCCTTGTCTACCTGATGTCACTGATGGGAAATGTTGCCTTTTTATTAATAATCAAGACAGATCCAAAACTACATGA gcCTATGTACCTCTTTTTATGCGTGCTGTCTGTGACTGATTTGATGCTCACTTCTTCCACACTTCCCAAGATACTCAGCCTCTTCTGGTTCAATGATAGAGAGATCTACTTTGAAGCCTGCCTCACTCAAATATACCTTATTCATTCTCTGTCTACTATGGAATCTGGATTTATCTTGGCCATGGCTTTTGACCGATATGTGGCCATCTGCCATCCCCTAAGGCATTCCATTATCTTGACACCTGCAGTGGTTTTACGGTTTGGTTTGGCCATTGTTTTCAGAGGAGCTGTACTCCTCAGTCCGCACCCCTTCTTACTGAGGTGGCTTTCCTACTGCAGAACTAATGTCATCTCTCATACCTACTGTGAATTCATGGCCCTGATAAAGCTGACTTGTGCTGAGACCAAGATTCGTAGAGCCTACAACCTAATTGTGGCCTTCCTGACAGGGGGCTTGGACTTCATATTGATTATCTGTTCTTATGTCCTTATCTTTCTTACCGTCTTCAATCTCCCATCCAAGGCTGCCCGCCTTAAGACCTTAAGAACCTGTGTCTCTCATGTATGGGTCATCTTGGTGTTTTATACACCAGCGTATTTCTCCTTTCTCACTCATAGATTTGGCCGTCACATTTCTCCACATATCCACATTTTTGTAGCCAATATATATCTTCTTATTCCACCCATGATGAATCCCATTATTTatggtattaaaaataaaagaatcagggAGGGGTTCTTTAAATTCTTAACAATCAAACGTGTTTAA